A region from the Alosa alosa isolate M-15738 ecotype Scorff River chromosome 7, AALO_Geno_1.1, whole genome shotgun sequence genome encodes:
- the c1qtnf6b gene encoding complement C1q tumor necrosis factor-related protein 6, producing the protein MMSGLPVPVLLLLPLVVVVAVAVPSPSRPPVRYCRRCCDHLDPPDSPSSPRSAGLHQAPEVRTFINMTILKGDKGDRGERGTPGKAGAEGPPGTRGPAGHKGPKGQAGTPGDPCKTQNSYFSVGRRKALHSVDYYTALVFDTVFVNPEEHFNMFKGKFYCFVPGVYFFNVNIHTWNFKETYLHLMHNDREQVILYAQPSERSIMQSQSVMLTLALNDEVWVRLYKRERENAIYSDDVDVYITFNGYLVAPST; encoded by the exons ATGATGTCTGGACTCCCTGTGCCCGTGCTGTTGCTCCTCcccctggtggtggtggtggcggtcgCTGTGCCGTCCCCCTCGCGCCCCCCCGTGCGCTACTGCCGGCGCTGCTGCGACCACCTGGACCCCCCCGACAGCCCCTCCTCGCCGCGCTCTGCCGGCCTCCACCAAGCGCCCGAGGTCCGCACCTTCATCAACATGACCATCCTCAAAG gagATAAAGGGGACCGTGGGGAGCGAGGTACTCCAGGGAAGGCCGGAGCAGAGGGCCCCCCCGGCACCAGGGGCCCCGCGGGCCACAAGGGGCCCAAGGGCCAGGCGGGCACGCCCGGCGACCCCTGCAAGACCCAGAACTCCTACTTCTCGGTGGGCCGGCGCAAGGCACTGCACAGCGTGGACTACTACACGGCGCTGGTCTTCGACACGGTCTTCGTCAACCCCGAGGAGCACTTCAACATGTTCAAGGGCAAGTTCTACTGCTTCGTGCCCGGCGTCTACTTCTTCAACGTCAACATCCACACGTGGAACTTCAAGGAGACCTACCTGCACCTGATGCACAACGACCGCGAGCAGGTGATCCTGTACGCGCAGCCCAGCGAGCGCTCCATCATGCAGAGCCAGAGCGTCATGCTCACGCTGGCGCTCAACGACGAGGTGTGGGTGCGGCTGTACAAGCGCGAGCGCGAGAACGCCATCTACAGCGACGACGTGGACGTCTACATCACCTTCAACGGATACCTGGTGGCGCCCAGTACCTAA